The following are encoded together in the Mesoterricola sediminis genome:
- a CDS encoding methyl-accepting chemotaxis protein, with the protein MAGGFLSRLRVGVRLHLLAGLLLLLAALLWLGGLVALGRTRTTALAALDATRRIAQTGDLARDTQSEFKTQVQEFKDILLRGHDPALLGKYRAAFARAETEVQANLDKLAEALPAAGLDPALARRAQAEHRDLGERYRAGLAAFRPDQPGSYRSVDAALRGVDRPMAAALGELAEQIIARTQALRTQAAQSLEAERRALLLQQTALLLIGLLAALAFTRSLVQGILRPLDAAGACVRRMAGGDFSHAVPVAGQDEFAEMAAHLNGLAGALRTIFRDLGEASARVASGSTELSATAAEMARAAAEIAAFADGQRAAGEQTATSVLAFADSIRDVAGNARANSASAEAMVAAVAEGVAQGREAGEAIEEIRQTNQRMVRAVQVIQDLARQTNLLSLNAAIEAAKAGVHGRGFSVVAEEVRKLAEKSASAAREIAGLIQASEAAMARGLATTGRSGAALESLQGNIHAVARSAREIGAATDAQGRTCDDVARQVETAAAGTERSAAASQELAATVEEVNRTAEFLASVADQVAASIGRFKIA; encoded by the coding sequence CCAGACCGGGGACCTGGCCCGGGACACCCAGAGCGAGTTCAAGACCCAGGTCCAGGAATTCAAGGACATCCTCCTGCGGGGCCACGACCCCGCCCTCCTGGGCAAGTACCGCGCGGCCTTCGCCCGGGCCGAGACGGAGGTGCAGGCCAACCTCGACAAGCTGGCCGAGGCCCTGCCGGCGGCGGGCCTGGACCCGGCCCTGGCCCGCCGGGCCCAGGCCGAGCACCGGGACCTCGGGGAGCGCTACCGCGCGGGGCTCGCGGCCTTCCGGCCCGACCAGCCCGGGTCCTACCGGTCCGTGGACGCCGCCCTCCGGGGGGTGGACCGCCCCATGGCCGCGGCCCTGGGGGAGCTGGCCGAACAGATCATCGCCCGGACCCAGGCCCTGCGGACCCAGGCGGCCCAGTCCCTGGAGGCCGAACGGCGGGCCCTGCTCCTGCAGCAGACCGCTCTCCTGCTGATCGGCCTCCTCGCCGCCCTGGCCTTCACCCGGTCCCTCGTCCAGGGGATCCTCCGTCCCCTGGACGCCGCGGGTGCCTGCGTCCGCCGCATGGCCGGCGGCGACTTCAGCCACGCCGTGCCCGTGGCCGGCCAGGACGAGTTCGCCGAGATGGCCGCCCACCTCAACGGCCTGGCCGGGGCCCTCCGCACCATCTTCCGGGACCTGGGCGAGGCCAGCGCCCGGGTGGCCTCCGGCTCCACGGAGCTGAGCGCCACCGCCGCCGAAATGGCCCGGGCGGCGGCGGAGATCGCGGCCTTCGCGGACGGCCAGCGAGCCGCGGGGGAACAGACCGCCACCTCGGTGCTGGCCTTCGCGGACTCCATCCGGGACGTGGCGGGCAACGCCCGCGCCAACAGCGCCTCGGCGGAGGCCATGGTGGCCGCCGTGGCGGAGGGGGTGGCCCAGGGCCGGGAGGCCGGCGAGGCCATCGAGGAAATCCGGCAGACGAATCAGCGGATGGTCCGGGCCGTCCAGGTCATCCAGGACCTGGCCCGCCAGACCAACCTCCTCTCCCTCAACGCCGCCATCGAGGCCGCCAAGGCCGGGGTCCACGGCCGGGGCTTCTCCGTGGTCGCCGAGGAGGTGCGCAAGCTGGCCGAGAAGAGCGCCTCGGCCGCCCGGGAGATCGCGGGCCTCATCCAGGCCTCCGAGGCGGCCATGGCCCGGGGCCTGGCCACGACGGGGCGATCCGGCGCGGCCCTGGAGAGCCTCCAGGGGAACATCCACGCCGTGGCGCGCTCGGCCCGGGAGATCGGCGCCGCCACCGACGCCCAGGGCCGCACCTGCGATGACGTCGCCCGCCAGGTGGAGACCGCCGCCGCCGGGACGGAGCGCAGCGCCGCCGCCTCCCAGGAGCTGGCCGCGACCGTGGAGGAAGTGAACCGCACCGCGGAATTCCTGGCCTCCGTGGCCGACCAGGTCGCGGCGTCCATCGGCCGGTTCAAGATCGCCTGA
- a CDS encoding nitroreductase family protein, which translates to MDALEALNTRRSIRAFTPRPVSLDVVRELIRAAMHAPSAGNEQPWHFLILTDREILDRIPDFHPYAGMLAESPVAVLVCGDHRQEKHPGMWVQDCAAATQNLLLAAHAKGLGAVWVGIHPREDRIEALRGLIELPPDVIPFALVPIGHPAETPESEDRYRPELIHLNTW; encoded by the coding sequence ATGGACGCCCTAGAAGCCCTCAACACCCGACGGAGCATCCGCGCCTTCACCCCCCGTCCCGTGAGCCTGGACGTCGTGCGCGAACTCATCAGGGCGGCCATGCACGCGCCCTCCGCGGGGAACGAGCAGCCCTGGCACTTCCTCATCCTCACCGACCGCGAGATCCTGGACCGGATCCCCGACTTCCACCCCTACGCGGGCATGCTGGCCGAATCCCCCGTGGCCGTCCTCGTCTGCGGCGACCACCGCCAGGAGAAGCACCCCGGCATGTGGGTGCAGGACTGCGCCGCCGCCACCCAGAACCTCCTGCTCGCCGCCCACGCCAAGGGCCTCGGCGCCGTCTGGGTCGGCATCCACCCCCGCGAGGACCGCATCGAGGCCCTGCGCGGCCTCATCGAACTGCCCCCCGACGTGATCCCCTTCGCCCTCGTCCCCATCGGCCACCCCGCCGAGACGCCCGAAAGCGAGGACCGCTACCGCCCCGAACTGATCCACCTCAACACCTGGTAG
- a CDS encoding dihydroorotate dehydrogenase-like protein: MNLKTTYLGLPLEHPVMAGASPLGADLDAVRRLEDAGAAAITLPSLFEEQITREESGTLYDLAAHAETFAEATSYFPRFDEMTLGPESYLTQLQRVKAAVRVPVIASLNGITNSGWLDYARKMQDAGADALELNIYYLATNPLETSDLVERRTLEIVRTVKSSVTIPVAVKLSPFFSSLAHYAKVLEGAGADAIVLFNRFYQPDLDIENLEVTPALQLSSSSTLRMRLRWLAILWSHVGVPMAVTGGVHTPEDAVKATMAGATGIQMVSALLKHGPERLTEVRDGLAAWMEEHEYESLDQMRGSMSLVKCPNPQAFERANYMRVLQGWKA; encoded by the coding sequence ATGAACCTGAAGACCACCTACCTTGGCCTCCCGCTCGAGCATCCGGTCATGGCCGGCGCTTCGCCGCTGGGTGCCGACCTGGATGCCGTCCGCCGCCTGGAGGACGCCGGCGCCGCCGCCATCACCCTCCCCTCCCTGTTCGAGGAGCAGATCACCCGGGAGGAGTCGGGCACCCTCTACGACCTGGCCGCCCACGCCGAGACCTTCGCGGAGGCCACCAGCTACTTCCCCCGCTTCGACGAGATGACCCTGGGCCCCGAGAGCTACCTGACGCAGCTGCAGCGGGTGAAGGCCGCGGTCCGCGTCCCGGTCATCGCCTCCCTCAACGGCATCACCAACAGCGGCTGGCTGGACTACGCCCGGAAGATGCAGGACGCCGGGGCCGACGCCCTGGAGCTCAACATCTACTACCTGGCCACCAACCCGCTGGAGACCTCGGACCTGGTGGAGCGCCGGACCCTGGAGATCGTGCGCACCGTGAAGTCGAGCGTGACCATCCCCGTGGCGGTGAAGCTCTCTCCCTTCTTCAGCTCCCTGGCGCACTACGCCAAGGTCCTGGAGGGGGCCGGGGCCGACGCCATCGTCCTCTTCAACCGCTTCTACCAGCCCGACCTGGACATCGAGAACCTGGAGGTCACCCCGGCCCTCCAGCTCAGCTCCAGCTCCACCCTGCGCATGCGCCTGCGCTGGCTGGCCATCCTCTGGAGCCACGTGGGCGTGCCCATGGCGGTCACCGGCGGCGTCCACACCCCCGAGGACGCGGTGAAGGCCACCATGGCCGGCGCCACCGGGATCCAGATGGTCTCCGCCCTCCTCAAGCACGGCCCCGAGCGCCTCACCGAGGTGCGGGACGGCCTGGCCGCCTGGATGGAGGAGCACGAGTACGAAAGCCTGGACCAGATGCGGGGCAGCATGAGCCTCGTGAAGTGCCCCAACCCCCAGGCCTTCGAGCGCGCCAACTACATGCGCGTCCTCCAGGGCTGGAAGGCCTGA